ACGACGAGTATACGATCAGGCCGACAACCTGCTGGAACTCATGGGACTGACAGAATTCGCGAACGAAAAGGCTCGGGCGCTTCCCTATGGCAGCCAGAGAAAATTGGAAGTCGCCCGAGCACTTGCACTGAAACCCGTGCTTCTCCTCCTGGATGAACCGGTCGCAGGAATGAACCCGAGAGAAACCATCGAATTCAGTCAACTCCTCAGGAAGATCAGGGATGACCTGCATCTGACAATAGTGCTGATCGAGCACGACATGGGATTCGTGATGGATATTTGTACAAAGATTCGCGTCATTGATCACGGCGTCCCCATTGCCTGGGGGACTCCGAAAGAGATCCAGAACGATCCCAAAGTGATCGCCGCTTATCTCGGCGAAGGGTAGGCCTATAATTCATGTTGGATATTCGAGACCTGCACGTTCATTACGATGGAATTCACGCACTCAAAGGAGTGTCCCTTCATGTGGAGGAAAAGCGAATCGTAACGCTCCTTGGGGCAAACGGAGCAGGCAAGAGCACAACAGTGAGGGCAATTTCGGGCATCGTTCCCGCCAGTTCCGGTGAAATACTTTTTCAGGGCATGCCGGTAAACAAGAAACCTGCCCATCTGATCCAACGGCAAGGACTTGTTCACGTTCCGGAAGGCCGCAAGGTCTTTGCCAACCTGACTGTACGCGAGAACCTCATGATGGGCGCGTACAACAACAGGGACAAAGCCGAAGTCAACCAGGTCATGGACATGGTTTTGACCAAATTTCCGATACTCAAAGAAAGAACCGCACAACTGGGGGGGACTCTCTCCGGTGGAGAGCAGCAGAAGCTGACAGTAGGCAGAGCCATGATGTCGAAACCGCGTCTGCTCATTATGGATGAGCCGTCACTGGGCCTGGCTCCTATGGTGGTTGCAGAAGTGTTTCGGATAATCGAGGAGATCAGGAGTGAGGGTGTCACGGTTTTCCTTATCGAACAAAACGCGAACGCAGCCCTCAAGATTGCCGATTATGCCTATCTTCTGGAGACCGGGCGCATCGTGTTGGAAGGCACCGGAGAAAAGCTCCTGAACAATCCTAAAATCAAACAAGCCTACCTTGGTGAGAGTCTCGAGACTGCTTTTCAAGATTGATAAAGCAAAACTTCAAGAAATATTGAGAAGTCACTTGACTCCACGCGCGGGTAATGGTAGGGAAGGGCCCGGCCTCAACCTCGGGGGAGGGAGGGGCCCTTGACCGGCAAACCGGGGGTGAGGATTGAGCAATCCTCGCCACCGGTTTCATTTTGCACGGCCTACAGAGACTCTCCAGATCGATTCACCCGCAGCCGTAAACAGAATCGTCCGAACCCGCAGACAACAAGGCCCTTTACACAAGAGAATTCATGCCTTATATAGATGCTTCATATTGTTAATCGGGGGATCCGTTTTCGATCACATAAAGCGATTGTTTCTCGCATCGTATGCAGCCGGATGAGACCGCCAGGAGGTGTTTTACTCCGCATTCATAGAATGCCGGACTGCAACCATCGAATTTCGGATTTACCTATAACCCCGTCAGAAATTGTCGGGCCCCAGCCGGGTGATGATTTCAAAGAGAGATATTATGAGGGCAAAACCCGAAAAAGCGATCGTCACGCAAGAAAAACCGACTCGAACGATATTCCAGGAGTACGCAGAAGCCTTTGTTGTAGCAGTGATCCT
The sequence above is a segment of the Desulfomonile tiedjei DSM 6799 genome. Coding sequences within it:
- a CDS encoding ABC transporter ATP-binding protein, with the protein product MTDRLFSIDGLTVVFGGLSALHQLNIEIGQGEIIGLIGPNGAGKTTAFNAITGLVRPTSGRVTLRNTDITGWAPARVARFGIARTFQNIRLYEDMPVRENVMVAAHASIRYNFLEAVSGLGRFRSDERRVYDQADNLLELMGLTEFANEKARALPYGSQRKLEVARALALKPVLLLLDEPVAGMNPRETIEFSQLLRKIRDDLHLTIVLIEHDMGFVMDICTKIRVIDHGVPIAWGTPKEIQNDPKVIAAYLGEG
- a CDS encoding ABC transporter ATP-binding protein, producing MLDIRDLHVHYDGIHALKGVSLHVEEKRIVTLLGANGAGKSTTVRAISGIVPASSGEILFQGMPVNKKPAHLIQRQGLVHVPEGRKVFANLTVRENLMMGAYNNRDKAEVNQVMDMVLTKFPILKERTAQLGGTLSGGEQQKLTVGRAMMSKPRLLIMDEPSLGLAPMVVAEVFRIIEEIRSEGVTVFLIEQNANAALKIADYAYLLETGRIVLEGTGEKLLNNPKIKQAYLGESLETAFQD